In one window of Episyrphus balteatus chromosome 3, idEpiBalt1.1, whole genome shotgun sequence DNA:
- the LOC129913050 gene encoding uncharacterized protein LOC129913050 yields the protein MEQVKSLPLSSVFLCLCEISNVKYLIFLSKILKIRNILFVFLQTKDMALDLKNYKLMIEENGNVQQFGGEVVLQNILTHELFSAPFEEVAGFYNLQKESNEEAGEVRNENISEVFKWSDSQTELLLELYEENSNLVGPMKKHRNKKYMWSYIAEELLKSGVRVSADQVEGRFKTVLKKTKLVFKNNQTTGAVRKDIPFPNIMQKIKGNDDSIYPEVFIGPNRMVKKNYSCMSLPSTSRQASPPLPLQNSPCDVSENRSINVEIQNEDEIPELLPTEDPPAKKKKKCFNERMVLMLLQDKERRSLRKEENKAKRHSERMELLSKHFQCSK from the exons atggaacaggtcaaatcgcttccactcagttctgtttttttgtgtttgtgtgaaatttcaaatgtcaaatatctgatttttctttcaaaaatcctcaaaattcgaaatatattatttgttttcttgCAAACGAAAGACATGGCATTagacttaaaaaattataagctaATGATCGAAGAAAATGGTAATGTGCAACAGTTTGGTGGGGAAGTTGTTCTGCAAAACATTTTAA CTCATGAACTTTTTTCGGCACCTTTTGAAGAGGTCGCGGGTTTTTACAACCTTCAGAAAGAAAGTAACGAAGAAGCAGGAGAAGTTCGGAACGAAAACATTTCAG AAGTTTTCAAGTGGTCCGATTCACAAACTGAACTCTTATTAGAGTTATACGAAGAAAATAGTAATTTGGTTGGACCAATGAAAAAACaccgaaacaaaaaatatatgtggTCGTACATAGCAGAGGAATTATTGAAAAGTGGAGTGAGGGTATCGGCAGATCAAGTTGAAGGTAGGTTCAAAACGGTGCTAAAAAAAACGAAGctcgtttttaaaaataatcaaacgaCGGGGGCGGTGCGGAAAGATATTCCCTTTCCAAATATAATGCAGAAAATTAAAGGGAATGATGATTCCATATACCCAGAAGTGTTCATCGGCCCCAATCGAATGGTGAAGAAAAACTATTCGTGCATGAGCCTACCTTCAACTTCAAGACAAGCTTCGCCCCCACTCCCACTACAAAACTCTCCATGTGATGTATCCGAGAATCGCTCTATAAATGTCGAGATTCAAAATGAAGATGAAATTCCGGAACTTCTTCCGACCGAAGATCCTccagcaaaaaagaaaaaaaaatgttttaatgaaAGAATGGTTCTGATGCTTCTTCAGGATAAAGAACGTCGTTCCCTACGCAAGGAAGAGAATAAAGCAAAACGGCACAGTGAGCGTATGGAACTGTTGTCAAAACACTTCCAATGTTCGAAATAA